The Pararhizobium sp. IMCC21322 sequence ATGCCGCGCTTGATGCAATGGCAGAAGAAGAGCGACGCCAGACATTGGCTGGTAAGCCGGTTGGGCAACGTGCAGCCGTTGTCGCTGCCGGGCCATTGGCAAGTTTCCTGCTTTCGGTGGTTATTTTTGCCGGCATGTTCGTTTTCCTGGGCAAACCCATCATCCCACCCATCGTCAGTGAAGTGATTGAAGGCAGTGCTGCTGAGGAAGCTGGACTGATGATCGATGATCGCATCCTGTCAGTTGACGGCGCGGAAGTTGAATCCTTTACCGACCTGCAGCGTATCGTGACGGCCAGTGCCGATCGCCAGATTGCTTTGCTGGTGGATCGCGATGGCAATGAGGTTGTGCTGGATGCAGTTCCAAAACGTCAGGAACTTACGGACCGCTTTGGAAACACCCAACGCGTGGGTGTTCTGGGCATACGGCAAAGCGCACAACGTGAAGACATTGTCATCAAAAGCTTCAACCCGGTAACCGGTGTCGTTGAGGGCGTGAAGGAAACAACCTTCATTGTAACTCGTACGCTCGATTATCTCTGGGGCGTCGTGACCGGCCGCGAATCTGCAGATCAGCTCGGTGGTCCGATCCGCGTTGTAAACATGTCCAGTCAGGTTGCTGCGATCAGTTTTGTGGCATTGCTCAATCTGACAGCAGTTCTGTCAGCGAGTATTGGCCTGATTAACCTGTTTCCCATCCCGATGCTGGATGGCGGGCATCTGGCCTTTTACGCTGTTGAGGCCGTCCGGGGGAAGCCATTGAGTGACCGCGCCCAAGAATATGGCTTCAGAGCAGGGCTGGCTTTGATTCTTTTACTATTCCTGTTTGTGAACTGGAATGATATCAACTTCTTAATGGGGTCTTAACTATGACGCCAAATGGTTTGAACAATGTTGCGAATGCGTGACCTGTTTGCAACGGAGTTTACAAAACAGCAAACCAATTCGCTCTATGGCTTGAACACAGACTAAAACCCTGTAAAACAAGTCACCTATGTGAAATTGAGTCCGATGGACGTGCCTCTGTGTTTTCAGGGAACCGAAAATCGGCAAAGTCAGGCAAGTGGCCGTATGTATTTTATGTTTTCGTCTCTCCGTAAAGTCGCAGTTCTTGCGGTCCTTTCGCTTTCTTTAGTCACCATTGGTGCAAGTCTTCCTGTTTTGGGAGGCGGCGGGTCTGCCTATGCGCAAACCGCGAGCCGAGTGTTGGTTGAGGGGAATCAGCGTGTCGATGACGATACAATCCTTGCTTATCTCTCGGTGCAGCCTGGTCAGCGCTACACCGAATTCGATATCAACGAGTCGTTAAAGGCTTTGTTTGCAACTGGCTTGTTTGCTGATGTTGAAATTGAACGCCGCCGTACCGTTCTTGTGGTGATTGTTGAAGAGAACCCGGTTTTGAACCGCGTCGTTTTTGAAGGCAATGATCGGTTGAAGGATGATGCGCTGGAAGCAGTTGTGCGGAGTAAGCCGCGTGGCGTCTTTACTCGCGCCAAGGTCCAGACTGATACGCAGCGTGTTTTGGAAATGTACCGCCGGTCCGGCCGCTTCGATGCGCGTGTGACACCGAAGGTGATTGACCTTCCTCAAAACCGGGTTGATCTGGTTTTCGAAATTGACGAATCTGCCAAAACATCAATCTCCCGTGTAAGCTTTATTGGTAATTACGCTTACAGCGACGGTAAGCTCCGGGAAGTTGTTGACACCAGCCAGAAGAACTTTCTGAGCTTTCTGAGCGGCAACGATATCTACGATCCAGACAAGCTGCGCGGCGATGAAGAGCGCCTGCGCAGTTTCTACTATCGTAAGGGCTATGCTGATTTCAGAATCATTTCCGCAGTGGCTGACCTTGATCGTGAGCGCAACAAATTCTTTGTGACTTTTACAATTGATGAGGGTGAGCGTTACGAATTTGGCGATATCGAAATCGACTCAGGCATTATCGGTCTGGACGGTGAATCACTGCGTCACGTGCTTCGGACCAAAAGCGGTAAAACCTATAACGCTGAATTGATTGAAAAAACTCTCGAAGACTTGACGCTTGAAACCGCGCGGATGGGCTTTCCATTCACGCAGATTCGTCCTCGCGGTGATCGTGACTACGATCAGCAGATCATCCACCTGACTTATGTTATCGACGAAGGTCCTCGTGTTTATGTTGAGCGTATCAACATCCGCGGCAACACCCGGACGCGTGACTACGTCATTCGTCGTGAGTTCGAGCTGGCCGAAGGTGATGCTTATAACAAGGTGCTGGTCGACCGTGCGGAGCGCAGATTGCGCAGGCTCGGTTACTTTAAGACCATTGATATTAGTCGCGTACCCGGCTCGTCTCCGGATCGCATGATCCTGAATGTAACAGTTGAAGATCAGCCAACCGGTGAACTGTCATTTGGTGCAGGTATCTCAACCGGCGATGGCCTGGTTGGTGACGTATCTCTGACAGAATCGAACTTCATGGGGCGCGGCTACAAGGTTAAAGCGTCCATAAGTGCCGGTGCTAGTAAACAGAATTATGATTTTGGATTTACCGACCCGTACTTCCTTGGACGCCGCATGTCGGCTGGCTTCGATGTGTATAGCCGCTTCAAGGAAAACGATGATTATGACGTCGAGAGAATTGGTGGTGGCCTGCGTTTCGGACTGCCGATCAAGGAAAATCTTGGCTTGGTCCTGCGTTACGGACTTGAGCAATCAGAATCGACGTTAACCGGTGCACTTGTAGATGTGCCGACTGGTGTGCAGGCAGATATTGCCGCTGGTGCAACCATCACGTCATCCGTTGGCTATACTTTGACCTACAACACAGTCGACAGCCAGGTGTTGCCTCGAGATGGTAAGTTCATTCGCATTACCCAGGACTTTGCCGGTGTTGGTGGTGACGTTCATTACATCCGGACCTTGGCTGATGCGCGCATCTATCGCCAACTTCATACAGACTGGGATTGGGTCGGCATGGTTGGCGTTAAAGCCGGTAACATTACCGGCCTTGGTGAAGGCGTGCGATCTTCGGATGCTTTCTTTAAAGGCGGAGAATCCATTCGTGGCTTCGAGTCATACGGCCCTTACGACAACACAACGACCGGATCGATTGGTGGTAACAATTTCTGGAACGCGACCGCCGAGGTAAACTTCCCGATCTGGGGACTACCGGAATCATTCGGAATTCGTGGTGCGGTCTTTGCTGACGCTGGCTCCCTCTGGGGTGTTGATATGCGTAAGACAGCTAGCTTCGAAGACGACTCGTCTATCCGCTCTTCTGTTGGTG is a genomic window containing:
- the rseP gene encoding RIP metalloprotease RseP, translated to MDFLTSLPSMGSGFLGYALPALFVFTVVVFFHELGHYWVGRLCNVGIEAFSIGFGGEMLGYTDKRGTRWKLCWIPLGGYVKFSGDENAASVPDNAALDAMAEEERRQTLAGKPVGQRAAVVAAGPLASFLLSVVIFAGMFVFLGKPIIPPIVSEVIEGSAAEEAGLMIDDRILSVDGAEVESFTDLQRIVTASADRQIALLVDRDGNEVVLDAVPKRQELTDRFGNTQRVGVLGIRQSAQREDIVIKSFNPVTGVVEGVKETTFIVTRTLDYLWGVVTGRESADQLGGPIRVVNMSSQVAAISFVALLNLTAVLSASIGLINLFPIPMLDGGHLAFYAVEAVRGKPLSDRAQEYGFRAGLALILLLFLFVNWNDINFLMGS
- the bamA gene encoding outer membrane protein assembly factor BamA, which translates into the protein MYFMFSSLRKVAVLAVLSLSLVTIGASLPVLGGGGSAYAQTASRVLVEGNQRVDDDTILAYLSVQPGQRYTEFDINESLKALFATGLFADVEIERRRTVLVVIVEENPVLNRVVFEGNDRLKDDALEAVVRSKPRGVFTRAKVQTDTQRVLEMYRRSGRFDARVTPKVIDLPQNRVDLVFEIDESAKTSISRVSFIGNYAYSDGKLREVVDTSQKNFLSFLSGNDIYDPDKLRGDEERLRSFYYRKGYADFRIISAVADLDRERNKFFVTFTIDEGERYEFGDIEIDSGIIGLDGESLRHVLRTKSGKTYNAELIEKTLEDLTLETARMGFPFTQIRPRGDRDYDQQIIHLTYVIDEGPRVYVERINIRGNTRTRDYVIRREFELAEGDAYNKVLVDRAERRLRRLGYFKTIDISRVPGSSPDRMILNVTVEDQPTGELSFGAGISTGDGLVGDVSLTESNFMGRGYKVKASISAGASKQNYDFGFTDPYFLGRRMSAGFDVYSRFKENDDYDVERIGGGLRFGLPIKENLGLVLRYGLEQSESTLTGALVDVPTGVQADIAAGATITSSVGYTLTYNTVDSQVLPRDGKFIRITQDFAGVGGDVHYIRTLADARIYRQLHTDWDWVGMVGVKAGNITGLGEGVRSSDAFFKGGESIRGFESYGPYDNTTTGSIGGNNFWNATAEVNFPIWGLPESFGIRGAVFADAGSLWGVDMRKTASFEDDSSIRSSVGASILWQSPFGPLRADIAQTVTKEDYDEEQFFRFGGGAKF